A region from the Melioribacter roseus P3M-2 genome encodes:
- a CDS encoding ribosome maturation factor RimP, giving the protein MEKEILKQEIDSIVSQEGFFLIEFILRGDKKQRIIEVYIDGKEAVTSSVCAELSRIIKDKIESEQLIDSNYRLDVSSPGIERPLKFLEQYHKHINRNFEVHYKAGDEKRKIEGKLIRIDGDKLIFEVKPKSAKVPDEYEINFKDINKAKVLISF; this is encoded by the coding sequence ATGGAAAAAGAAATATTAAAACAAGAAATCGACAGTATAGTCTCTCAAGAAGGTTTTTTCCTTATAGAATTCATACTGAGAGGAGATAAGAAACAGAGGATTATCGAAGTTTATATCGACGGAAAAGAAGCCGTAACCAGTTCCGTCTGCGCAGAGTTAAGCAGGATAATCAAGGATAAGATCGAATCCGAGCAGTTGATCGATTCGAATTATCGGTTGGATGTTTCTTCTCCCGGAATTGAACGTCCGCTTAAATTTCTCGAACAGTATCATAAGCATATCAACAGAAATTTTGAAGTTCATTATAAGGCTGGGGACGAAAAACGCAAGATTGAAGGTAAGTTGATTCGGATTGACGGCGACAAACTTATTTTCGAGGTTAAGCCGAAATCAGCCAAAGTTCCCGACGAATATGAAATTAATTTTAAGGACATAAACAAAGCCAAAGTATTAATTAGCTTTTGA